The Gemmatimonadota bacterium DNA window CGACTCGCGCGCGAGTACCGTGTGGCCGCGGAGCTCGAGCCGCTCCCGTTCCGGGCCGCTCGCTGGGTGACCGGCTCCCGGGAGGAGATCGGTCGGCTCGCGTCGCCCTACGGACCGAGGTTCGTCGAAGACGCCGACGGCGAGGCAATGTTCCTCTTCGCGAACGAGTGGGCTTTGGAGCGGGCGGAGCGCGACGCGAAGGAAATCCAGTTTCACGATATTCAACCCACCGCGAGGACGGGAGGATGAGGGCCGTCCTCGGCGAGGTGCGGATCTATCTCACGCATGGCGACATCGCCCGCCAGCCCGGCACGGACGTGGTGGTCAACGCGGCCAACGCCGAGCTCCGGATGGGCGGCGGCGTCGCGGGAGCTCTTCACCAGGCGGCGGGTCCCGCCCTCGAGGCACGATGCCGAAGCCTAGCTCCCATCGCCCCGGGCGAGGCGGTCATCACTGAGGCCTTCCGACTTCCCAACCGGTGGGTCGTCCACGCGCTCGGCCCGGTGTACGGGAGGGACGAACCCCCTGAGGAGCTGCTCGCCCGCTGCTACGAGAACGCGCTTGCGCTCGCGGAAGGTGTTCAGGCACGCTCGATCGCCTTTCCGGCCATCTCGACGGGAGCCTTCGGTTATCCCATGGACGAGGCGGCCGAGGTGGCGCTCCAGGCCGTGGCGGACGCGGCCGGACGGCTCGAGTCCATTCGAGAAGTCTTTTTCGTTCTCTACTCGGCGCTCGCGCTCGCCGCA harbors:
- a CDS encoding macro domain-containing protein, which codes for MRAVLGEVRIYLTHGDIARQPGTDVVVNAANAELRMGGGVAGALHQAAGPALEARCRSLAPIAPGEAVITEAFRLPNRWVVHALGPVYGRDEPPEELLARCYENALALAEGVQARSIAFPAISTGAFGYPMDEAAEVALQAVADAAGRLESIREVFFVLYSALALAAHEKALKCLIRRMEHARWSW